A genomic window from Melanotaenia boesemani isolate fMelBoe1 chromosome 15, fMelBoe1.pri, whole genome shotgun sequence includes:
- the pitpnab gene encoding phosphatidylinositol transfer protein alpha isoform isoform X2: MLIKEYRVILPISVEEYQVGQLYSVAEASKNETGGGEGVEVLKNEPYEKDGEKGQYTHKIYHLQSKVPSFVRMLAPASALNIHEKAWNAYPYCRTVITNEYMKDNFLIKIETWHKPDFGHQENVHGLDAETWKKVDVVYIDIADRSQVEPKDYKPEEDPCKYKSAKTGRGPLGPDWKKELPNKKDCPHMCAYKLVTVKFKWWGLQNKVENFIQKQEKRLFTNFHRQLFCWIDKWIELNMEDIRRMEEETRKELDEMRVKDPVKGMVALED; the protein is encoded by the exons tCGAGTGATACTTCCTATCTCTGTGGAAGAG TACCAGGTTGGCCAGCTGTACTCTGTGGCCGAAGCCAGTAAGAATGAGACGGGTGGAGGTGAAGGAGTGGAGGTGCTAAAAAATGAACCTTAtgagaaagatggagagaaaggacagtacacacacaaaatttaCCATTTGCAGAG TAAAGTGCCGTCATTCGTCAGAATGCTGGCTCCAGCTTCAGCTCTCAACATCCACGAGAAAGCCTGGAATGCATACCCATACTGTCGCACAg TTATCACT aaTGAGTATATGAAAGATAACTTCCTGATCAAGATTGAAACATGGCACAAACCTGACTTTGGACACCAGGAAAAT GTACATGGTTTGGATGCAGAAACCTGGAAAAAGGTGGATGTAGTCTATATTGATATTGCAGACAGAAGCCAAGTGGAGCCAAAG GACTACAAGCCAGAGGAGGATCCTTGCAAATACAAGTCAGCAAAGACAGGACGGGGCCCTCTTGGTCCAGACTGGAag AAGGAGCTTCCTAACAAGAAAGACTGCCCACACATGTGTGCCTACAAACTGGTCACCGTCAAATTCAAGTGGTGGGGTCTGCAAAATAAAGTGGAGAACTTCATTCAAAAG CAAGAAAAGCGCTTGTTCACTAATTTCCACCGTCAGCTGTTCTGCTGGATTGACAAGTGGATTGAATTGAACATGGAGGACATTCGTCGCATGGAGGAAGAGACGCGTAAGGAGCTAGATGAG ATGAGGGTGAAAGACCCAGTGAAAGGGATGGTGGCTCTAGAGGACTGA
- the pitpnab gene encoding phosphatidylinositol transfer protein alpha isoform isoform X1, producing MIERSGVVLSRVILPISVEEYQVGQLYSVAEASKNETGGGEGVEVLKNEPYEKDGEKGQYTHKIYHLQSKVPSFVRMLAPASALNIHEKAWNAYPYCRTVITNEYMKDNFLIKIETWHKPDFGHQENVHGLDAETWKKVDVVYIDIADRSQVEPKDYKPEEDPCKYKSAKTGRGPLGPDWKKELPNKKDCPHMCAYKLVTVKFKWWGLQNKVENFIQKQEKRLFTNFHRQLFCWIDKWIELNMEDIRRMEEETRKELDEMRVKDPVKGMVALED from the exons tCGAGTGATACTTCCTATCTCTGTGGAAGAG TACCAGGTTGGCCAGCTGTACTCTGTGGCCGAAGCCAGTAAGAATGAGACGGGTGGAGGTGAAGGAGTGGAGGTGCTAAAAAATGAACCTTAtgagaaagatggagagaaaggacagtacacacacaaaatttaCCATTTGCAGAG TAAAGTGCCGTCATTCGTCAGAATGCTGGCTCCAGCTTCAGCTCTCAACATCCACGAGAAAGCCTGGAATGCATACCCATACTGTCGCACAg TTATCACT aaTGAGTATATGAAAGATAACTTCCTGATCAAGATTGAAACATGGCACAAACCTGACTTTGGACACCAGGAAAAT GTACATGGTTTGGATGCAGAAACCTGGAAAAAGGTGGATGTAGTCTATATTGATATTGCAGACAGAAGCCAAGTGGAGCCAAAG GACTACAAGCCAGAGGAGGATCCTTGCAAATACAAGTCAGCAAAGACAGGACGGGGCCCTCTTGGTCCAGACTGGAag AAGGAGCTTCCTAACAAGAAAGACTGCCCACACATGTGTGCCTACAAACTGGTCACCGTCAAATTCAAGTGGTGGGGTCTGCAAAATAAAGTGGAGAACTTCATTCAAAAG CAAGAAAAGCGCTTGTTCACTAATTTCCACCGTCAGCTGTTCTGCTGGATTGACAAGTGGATTGAATTGAACATGGAGGACATTCGTCGCATGGAGGAAGAGACGCGTAAGGAGCTAGATGAG ATGAGGGTGAAAGACCCAGTGAAAGGGATGGTGGCTCTAGAGGACTGA